The proteins below come from a single Treponema phagedenis genomic window:
- a CDS encoding ISNCY family transposase produces the protein MKLFMSIDQITRGHVIANCLEGRCTVQQAALRLNLSRRRVQQLKKAFKEKGLAAMLHGNSQRPSAKKTSKEIEQRLLALRSDPALSKSNFLHFHEIVTEEYQLQLSYSTLRRILLSHGIYSPKKRRTRKKVHKTRNRRACFGELLQVDATPFPWFGGKEKSALHAFIDDARGMITGLYLCKNECLLGYLEVLRQTLENYGLPAALYPDKCSVFFVNAKKQLSIEEQLQGTEEQVTQFGKIIKYLGIDMFPAHSSQAKGRVERLWQTLQSRLPVEFARRGITTIEQANQFLKEYIGIFNKQFGVSACDSYSMFVPTPKTLDLDKLLSSVITRKLSSGSTISIKNHLFKIEQNKFGAGTTVNVLISQKHGIRALIHDEFYPIVPLDDIYRTDTVGRTGDLPQVVIDLIYEFLLKDAKAG, from the coding sequence ATGAAATTATTTATGAGCATTGATCAAATTACACGAGGACATGTTATCGCCAACTGCTTAGAGGGGAGATGTACGGTACAACAGGCTGCGCTTCGATTAAACCTTTCACGAAGACGCGTACAGCAATTAAAAAAGGCGTTCAAAGAAAAGGGTTTAGCAGCAATGCTGCATGGCAACAGTCAGCGTCCCTCTGCAAAGAAGACCTCGAAAGAAATTGAGCAGCGATTACTTGCGCTGCGAAGCGATCCCGCATTGTCAAAAAGCAATTTTTTGCATTTTCATGAAATAGTAACTGAAGAATATCAATTGCAGCTGTCATATTCGACTCTGCGCCGTATTCTGTTATCACATGGAATTTATTCACCAAAGAAAAGACGAACACGAAAGAAGGTGCATAAAACGCGCAATAGAAGAGCTTGCTTCGGAGAGCTGTTGCAAGTGGACGCAACCCCGTTTCCTTGGTTCGGCGGGAAAGAAAAATCCGCATTACATGCTTTTATTGATGATGCACGCGGAATGATTACCGGTCTTTATTTATGCAAAAACGAGTGCCTGCTCGGATATTTAGAAGTTCTGCGGCAGACACTCGAAAATTACGGACTCCCTGCCGCTCTTTATCCAGATAAGTGTAGCGTTTTTTTTGTTAATGCAAAAAAACAGTTATCCATTGAGGAGCAATTACAAGGAACCGAGGAACAAGTAACACAATTCGGCAAAATTATCAAGTACTTAGGAATCGATATGTTCCCGGCTCATTCATCACAAGCAAAAGGACGTGTTGAGCGATTATGGCAAACTTTACAAAGCCGACTCCCTGTTGAATTTGCACGACGCGGAATTACAACCATAGAGCAAGCAAATCAATTCTTAAAAGAGTATATCGGTATTTTCAACAAACAGTTTGGTGTTTCGGCCTGCGATTCATATTCAATGTTTGTACCGACGCCAAAAACACTCGATCTTGATAAACTGTTGTCATCGGTTATTACGCGCAAACTTTCAAGCGGTTCCACCATCTCAATCAAAAACCATTTGTTTAAAATTGAGCAGAATAAATTCGGCGCAGGCACAACGGTAAATGTATTGATTTCCCAAAAGCATGGTATACGCGCTTTAATACATGATGAATTCTATCCGATTGTACCGCTCGATGATATATACCGAACCGATACGGTTGGACGAACCGGAGACCTGCCTCAAGTAGTTATTGACTTGATTTATGAATTCTTACTTAAAGATGCAAAAGCAGGATAA
- a CDS encoding nitroreductase family protein translates to MNEVIKLLQTHSSIRKFDASYVIPEKDLQEIIKASKQAPSWMNGQPYSIIVFNDAKIKEDFAVNVVGAHDKAAKNMNSIKACSVFLLYCIDFYKFTVCGDFSLSDSAEPLMIASVDIGLAMQNAAVAAESLRLGCVCIGGIRNQQAHIIEALKLPKFVYPLVGLAIGKPDENTQVKPRLPDSVNVFYNRYDAAQVQEKDLQAYNQTMKDFAVQSGYTTEDWINKFLEFYTKPHYAKNTDEMLAKHGLIKKN, encoded by the coding sequence ATGAATGAAGTGATTAAACTTTTGCAAACGCATTCCAGTATTAGAAAATTTGATGCGTCGTATGTTATTCCCGAAAAAGATTTACAAGAAATTATCAAAGCTTCTAAGCAGGCTCCTTCATGGATGAACGGGCAGCCTTATAGTATTATTGTATTTAATGATGCAAAAATAAAAGAAGACTTTGCGGTAAATGTTGTCGGCGCCCATGATAAGGCTGCGAAAAATATGAATAGCATAAAAGCGTGCTCGGTATTTTTGTTGTATTGTATTGATTTTTATAAGTTTACGGTTTGCGGTGATTTTTCGCTTTCGGATTCTGCAGAGCCGTTGATGATTGCAAGCGTAGATATCGGGCTTGCAATGCAAAATGCGGCGGTTGCGGCGGAAAGTTTAAGGCTCGGCTGCGTGTGCATCGGAGGAATTCGCAATCAACAAGCGCATATTATTGAAGCATTGAAATTACCGAAATTTGTGTACCCGCTTGTCGGACTCGCGATTGGAAAACCCGATGAGAACACGCAGGTTAAACCGCGCCTCCCCGACAGCGTGAATGTCTTTTATAATCGCTATGATGCGGCACAGGTGCAGGAAAAAGATTTACAAGCTTACAACCAAACAATGAAAGACTTTGCGGTACAATCAGGCTACACAACAGAAGATTGGATAAATAAATTTTTAGAGTTTTATACAAAACCGCATTACGCAAAAAATACTGATGAAATGCTTGCAAAACATGGACTTATTAAAAAAAACTAA
- a CDS encoding cysteine desulfurase family protein, which translates to MNVYLDWAATAIPEQEIIEEAVREAGKYFANPSARHALGKAAAERLETARKTAAECLQVQPEQLIFTSGGTEANHIVLLSMLNRSESLNIAAGAIEHAAISEQVKMLKKNGRKVREIPVNKRGFITPEAVLQTIDANTTLVTVMAVNNETGAIQPIREIGQAVSEFCKGKRKIHFHVDAVQAFGKIPFELANLPISSAAMSGHKIGAPRGIGFLYLAQTLEAFLCGGGQEGGMRAGTENLAGIIALAGCLQKTIPAVAKTYAHVQELSDYLIQKLLCIPGISIIPETRMEDCNNFSPYIIQCTNENIPGEVLQRCLSDMGVYVSTGSACSSKKRSRPILEAMGIGAKQQLNTIRISLGKSTTKEELNQALCCLQTCIEKL; encoded by the coding sequence ATGAATGTGTATTTAGACTGGGCTGCGACCGCAATTCCCGAACAAGAGATTATAGAAGAGGCGGTGCGGGAGGCGGGCAAGTATTTTGCAAATCCTTCGGCACGCCATGCACTTGGAAAAGCTGCCGCTGAACGGCTTGAAACGGCGCGTAAAACGGCTGCGGAATGTTTGCAAGTGCAGCCAGAACAGCTTATTTTTACCTCCGGAGGCACAGAGGCAAATCATATTGTTTTGCTTTCTATGTTAAATCGCTCTGAAAGCTTGAACATTGCAGCCGGCGCAATAGAGCACGCCGCAATCAGTGAACAGGTGAAAATGCTCAAAAAAAACGGACGCAAAGTGCGGGAAATTCCGGTAAACAAACGCGGTTTTATCACGCCTGAGGCAGTGCTGCAAACAATCGACGCAAACACCACCCTCGTTACAGTCATGGCAGTCAATAACGAGACAGGAGCAATTCAGCCGATTCGAGAAATCGGGCAGGCGGTTTCCGAGTTCTGTAAAGGCAAGCGGAAGATTCACTTTCATGTTGATGCGGTGCAGGCATTCGGAAAAATACCCTTTGAACTTGCAAATTTGCCGATAAGTTCCGCCGCGATGAGCGGACATAAAATCGGTGCGCCGCGCGGAATCGGTTTTTTATATCTTGCGCAAACGCTTGAAGCCTTTTTATGTGGCGGCGGGCAGGAAGGCGGCATGCGCGCAGGAACCGAAAATCTTGCAGGGATAATCGCCCTCGCCGGTTGTTTGCAAAAAACGATTCCCGCTGTTGCAAAAACGTATGCACATGTACAAGAACTTTCGGATTATCTTATCCAAAAACTTCTGTGTATTCCTGGAATCTCGATTATTCCAGAAACGCGGATGGAAGATTGTAATAATTTTTCTCCCTATATTATTCAATGCACAAACGAAAATATTCCCGGCGAAGTTTTACAGCGTTGCCTTTCCGATATGGGCGTCTACGTTTCCACGGGCTCCGCTTGCTCATCAAAAAAGCGGAGCCGCCCCATTCTTGAAGCTATGGGCATCGGTGCAAAACAACAGTTGAACACAATCCGCATCTCTCTTGGTAAAAGTACTACAAAAGAAGAGCTAAACCAAGCGCTTTGCTGTCTGCAAACTTGTATCGAAAAACTATAA
- the metG gene encoding methionine--tRNA ligase, giving the protein MKRKLITSALPYVNNIPHLGNLLQVLSADVFARFCRLKGYKTLYICGTDEYGTATETKALQEGKTPQQLCDYYHAIHSDIYNWFNIAFDYFGRTSTPQQTEITQQIFLDLEKNGFITEHEMQQLYCPQCRRFLADRYVRGTCPHCSYEDARGDQCEQCGKLLDPTELKNPQCATCGGTPEPQTTKHLYINLPAIISQYQPWMEEASKNGEWSNNALQMTKSWIRDGLQERAITRDLQWGIPVPKAGYEKKVFYVWFDAPIGYISITKSFTDITGGDWKSWWLDQKDVELFQFIGKDNIPFHTVIFPCSLIGSGQNWTKLFHMSSTEYLNYESGKFSKSKGVGVFGSDAKESGIPADMWRFYLFYNRPEKNDTQFTWKDFQERVNSELIGNFCNLVNRTFSFISRYYNGCIPEVDGTQSSRADVAEPIKQLRKAVESYKKSITDLMDWANLRDGFHQIFELSSIANKAFQDGEPWKNRDADPEKTEALLSELCYFIKDLLILIHPFMPEYASQAASFLGIKIWSGNVFNEQKPDYTIPKSALSWSNIGERKGLKTVQNVVIIYKTLDDKTINAYRERYAGNQQERKKSKEPAAPAKETLPADAIFSQKIALKTAKVIRVERHPEADKLYIETLDDGSGEERVILSGLVPYMEAEEILGKTIIIADNLKPRKMRGIESRGMLLAADYFEGETRKVELLEAPWAAPGTPVLLEGEIENANAEAVAEHYQKRPHSIDADVFFSVPIQVTDYSVTIAGKKLTVDGKPITTAKTQNGTVG; this is encoded by the coding sequence ATGAAAAGAAAACTTATTACTTCAGCCCTGCCTTATGTTAATAATATTCCTCATTTGGGGAATTTATTGCAGGTTTTGTCGGCGGATGTGTTTGCCCGCTTTTGCCGCTTAAAGGGATATAAAACGCTTTATATTTGCGGAACCGATGAGTATGGCACCGCAACAGAGACAAAGGCCTTACAGGAAGGAAAAACGCCTCAGCAGCTTTGCGATTATTATCATGCAATACACAGTGATATTTATAACTGGTTTAACATTGCCTTTGACTATTTTGGAAGAACTTCAACTCCGCAGCAAACGGAAATTACCCAGCAGATTTTTCTTGATTTGGAGAAAAACGGTTTTATTACCGAGCACGAAATGCAGCAGTTGTATTGCCCGCAGTGTCGCCGATTTTTGGCAGACCGCTATGTACGCGGCACGTGCCCGCATTGCAGTTATGAGGATGCGCGGGGCGATCAGTGCGAGCAATGCGGAAAGCTGTTAGACCCCACCGAATTAAAAAATCCGCAGTGCGCTACTTGCGGTGGCACACCCGAACCGCAGACAACAAAACATTTGTATATCAACTTGCCGGCAATTATTTCTCAATATCAGCCATGGATGGAAGAGGCAAGTAAAAACGGCGAGTGGTCAAATAACGCATTGCAGATGACAAAGAGTTGGATTAGAGACGGTTTGCAGGAGCGTGCCATTACCCGCGATCTGCAATGGGGTATTCCCGTTCCGAAAGCAGGTTACGAAAAAAAGGTTTTTTACGTATGGTTTGATGCGCCGATCGGCTATATTTCCATTACGAAAAGTTTTACGGATATAACCGGCGGAGATTGGAAAAGCTGGTGGCTTGATCAAAAGGATGTGGAACTTTTTCAGTTTATCGGAAAAGATAATATTCCTTTTCACACGGTTATCTTCCCCTGTTCGCTGATAGGGTCGGGGCAAAACTGGACAAAACTTTTTCATATGTCAAGCACCGAGTACCTTAATTATGAATCGGGGAAATTCTCAAAATCAAAAGGAGTCGGGGTGTTCGGCTCCGATGCAAAAGAATCGGGTATCCCTGCGGATATGTGGCGTTTTTATTTGTTTTATAATCGTCCCGAAAAAAACGACACACAGTTTACATGGAAGGATTTTCAGGAGCGGGTGAACAGCGAACTGATCGGAAACTTCTGTAATCTTGTAAACAGAACCTTCAGTTTTATTTCCCGCTATTATAACGGCTGTATCCCCGAAGTTGACGGAACGCAGTCTTCCCGCGCGGATGTTGCCGAGCCTATTAAGCAGCTGCGAAAGGCTGTTGAAAGCTATAAAAAATCCATTACTGATTTGATGGACTGGGCAAATTTACGTGACGGCTTTCATCAGATATTTGAGCTTTCCTCTATTGCGAATAAGGCGTTTCAAGACGGAGAGCCTTGGAAAAATCGAGATGCGGATCCGGAAAAAACCGAAGCGCTTCTTTCCGAGCTTTGCTATTTTATTAAGGACTTGCTCATTCTGATTCACCCCTTTATGCCTGAATACGCAAGTCAGGCAGCCTCTTTTTTAGGCATAAAGATTTGGTCGGGAAATGTTTTTAATGAGCAAAAACCCGATTATACCATTCCGAAGTCTGCGCTTTCGTGGAGCAATATCGGAGAGAGAAAGGGATTAAAAACGGTACAAAATGTAGTTATTATTTATAAAACCCTCGATGATAAAACTATTAACGCATATCGGGAACGATATGCCGGAAATCAACAAGAGCGAAAAAAATCAAAAGAGCCTGCCGCACCGGCAAAAGAAACCTTGCCTGCCGATGCAATTTTTTCTCAAAAAATTGCATTAAAAACCGCAAAGGTTATCCGCGTAGAGCGGCACCCCGAAGCGGACAAACTGTATATAGAAACCCTTGATGACGGTTCGGGTGAAGAGCGGGTTATCCTTTCGGGGCTTGTTCCCTACATGGAGGCTGAGGAAATACTCGGAAAAACAATTATTATTGCGGATAATCTAAAACCGCGAAAAATGCGCGGCATAGAATCGCGCGGTATGCTCCTTGCGGCGGACTACTTTGAAGGAGAGACCCGAAAGGTTGAGCTTTTAGAAGCCCCGTGGGCAGCACCCGGCACGCCTGTGCTTTTGGAAGGAGAAATAGAAAATGCGAACGCTGAAGCGGTTGCGGAACACTATCAAAAAAGGCCCCACAGCATTGACGCTGATGTGTTTTTTTCAGTGCCGATTCAGGTAACCGATTATAGCGTTACCATTGCCGGAAAAAAACTCACTGTTGACGGCAAACCGATTACCACCGCAAAAACACAAAACGGCACAGTCGGATAA
- the mnmG gene encoding tRNA uridine-5-carboxymethylaminomethyl(34) synthesis enzyme MnmG, with protein sequence MNFRYSDYDVIVVGGGHAGIEAALAAARMGEQTLLITQTIDSIGRLSCNPSIGGISKGNIVREIDALGGEMGKLADACMIQYRLLNKSRGPAVQSPRIQADKFLYAQKAKHALELQKNLHIYQDTVVDVLSSGTSETGTVESGAVQAILTARGRTISAKAVVLSTGTFMEGKIYIGEYEAAEGRLGEKAAIGLGSALAQKGFTLGRLKTGTPCRVLRKSVDLSKMEIQEADAIMRPFSFAAAEVHRPQATCYIAYTNEHTHRIIRENFHRSPLFSGKIQATGARYCPSVEDKVKKFPERNRHQIYIEPEGLDTEELYINGLSSSLPEDVQDAMIRTIEGFESVVITRPGYAVDYAYVSPLQLGADLQTHRIKGLFTAGQTNGTSGYEEAGGQGIIAGINAALYSRAQKTQKPYEPFVLGRDEAYIGVMIDDLITQGVDEPYRMFTARAEYRLKLRHDTADERLTEKAYAIGLQTDSAVHRVRDKIKERSGIIAHWQTLRITSTQAEANPELQSHIGKTFAQTLQDPTVPLSLIVNLDVQAAEHNEEILHAAELEIRYEHYIIAQNKRIEKMRKMENTKIPPNFSYANISGLSTESRTRLEKVRPETIGQAARIQGIRPSDIMLLMVQLR encoded by the coding sequence ATGAATTTTCGTTATTCCGATTATGATGTCATTGTGGTAGGCGGCGGGCATGCGGGGATTGAGGCTGCGCTGGCGGCGGCTCGAATGGGGGAACAGACTCTTTTAATTACGCAAACGATTGACAGTATCGGCAGACTGTCGTGTAACCCGTCAATCGGCGGCATTTCCAAAGGGAATATTGTACGCGAAATTGATGCGCTCGGCGGCGAGATGGGAAAACTTGCCGACGCCTGTATGATTCAATATCGGCTTTTAAACAAGAGCAGAGGCCCTGCGGTGCAGTCGCCGCGCATTCAGGCGGACAAATTCTTATATGCGCAAAAAGCAAAACATGCACTTGAGCTTCAGAAAAACCTGCATATTTATCAGGACACGGTGGTTGACGTGCTCAGCTCGGGCACAAGCGAAACCGGCACGGTGGAATCAGGTGCGGTGCAAGCAATTCTAACCGCGCGCGGCAGAACGATTTCCGCAAAAGCGGTAGTTTTAAGCACCGGCACTTTTATGGAAGGAAAAATTTACATCGGCGAGTATGAGGCGGCGGAAGGACGGCTCGGCGAAAAAGCGGCAATCGGCTTGGGCAGCGCATTGGCGCAAAAAGGCTTCACCCTCGGAAGGCTAAAAACCGGAACTCCGTGCAGGGTGTTGCGAAAATCGGTAGACCTTTCAAAAATGGAAATTCAGGAAGCCGATGCAATTATGCGCCCCTTTTCTTTTGCGGCGGCGGAAGTGCACCGTCCGCAAGCAACCTGCTATATTGCCTATACAAACGAACACACCCATCGGATTATACGCGAAAACTTTCACCGCTCTCCGTTATTTTCGGGGAAAATACAGGCAACGGGCGCGCGCTACTGCCCTTCGGTGGAAGACAAAGTAAAAAAATTCCCCGAACGTAATCGCCACCAAATATATATTGAGCCTGAGGGGTTGGATACTGAAGAGCTGTACATTAACGGGCTCTCCTCGTCCTTGCCAGAAGATGTACAGGACGCAATGATTCGCACAATTGAGGGCTTTGAATCGGTTGTGATTACGCGCCCCGGTTATGCGGTTGATTATGCGTACGTTTCTCCTTTGCAGCTGGGTGCTGATTTACAAACACATCGGATAAAAGGGCTTTTTACCGCAGGACAGACCAACGGCACATCCGGCTACGAGGAAGCAGGCGGGCAAGGCATTATTGCCGGCATTAACGCCGCCCTCTATTCGCGGGCGCAAAAAACGCAAAAGCCTTACGAACCCTTTGTGCTCGGCAGAGACGAGGCATACATCGGCGTCATGATTGACGATCTTATCACGCAGGGAGTTGATGAGCCCTACCGCATGTTTACCGCGCGGGCGGAGTACCGCTTAAAATTGCGCCACGACACTGCAGATGAACGCCTCACCGAAAAAGCGTACGCAATCGGTTTACAAACAGACTCCGCAGTGCACAGAGTACGGGATAAAATAAAAGAACGCAGCGGCATTATCGCTCATTGGCAAACCCTTCGGATAACAAGCACGCAGGCGGAAGCAAATCCTGAATTGCAGAGTCATATCGGCAAAACTTTTGCGCAGACGCTGCAGGACCCGACCGTTCCGCTTTCGCTTATTGTCAACCTCGATGTGCAGGCGGCTGAACACAACGAGGAAATTCTCCACGCAGCCGAACTTGAAATTCGCTACGAACATTATATTATCGCCCAAAACAAACGCATAGAAAAAATGCGCAAAATGGAAAATACTAAAATCCCGCCAAACTTTTCCTATGCAAACATCTCCGGACTTTCCACCGAATCCCGCACCCGTCTGGAAAAAGTCCGCCCCGAAACAATCGGACAAGCCGCCCGCATCCAAGGCATCCGTCCTTCCGACATCATGCTCCTAATGGTGCAGCTTCGATAA
- a CDS encoding TetR/AcrR family transcriptional regulator, producing the protein MNIKNNKRKRASIEKIEKIFAQLLQKKEINKISVTEICKKAGINRTTFYANYLDIFDLAEKIGKKAIDDFNELYEEEVKSQYNSNDFLKLFSHIKENQLLYKTYFKLGIDSNFKIRRYDTKLAEKYYSNKYIDYHIEYFRAGITAIIKMWLNNNCDLEPEEVFQIIKEEYKNKFPS; encoded by the coding sequence ATGAATATAAAGAATAACAAGAGGAAAAGAGCCTCAATAGAAAAAATTGAAAAAATTTTTGCACAGCTATTGCAAAAAAAAGAAATAAATAAAATTTCAGTTACTGAAATTTGTAAAAAAGCAGGCATAAATCGTACTACATTTTATGCGAACTATTTAGATATATTTGATTTAGCAGAAAAAATAGGCAAAAAAGCAATTGATGATTTTAATGAACTATATGAAGAAGAAGTAAAAAGTCAGTATAACTCCAATGATTTTTTAAAACTATTTTCACATATAAAAGAAAATCAATTACTCTATAAAACATATTTTAAACTGGGAATAGACAGTAATTTTAAAATACGTAGATATGATACAAAACTAGCAGAAAAATATTATAGCAATAAATATATTGATTACCATATAGAATATTTTAGAGCAGGTATTACCGCAATTATTAAAATGTGGTTAAATAATAATTGTGATCTTGAACCTGAGGAAGTTTTTCAAATTATAAAAGAAGAATATAAAAATAAATTTCCATCATAA
- a CDS encoding lipid II:glycine glycyltransferase FemX: protein MKEDIINSNAGEGLTVKEIQEKTDLYEPMSFLQSRFWADFKSEYGWAYKQFSVTADSSKFILTVLLRNIRPFGKLAYFPMAPETLLSEDSCDYETAKKQGDLLVRLTEALRAKLPKDVFLFRFDPPWSTRIDNAKGTLENTEPTNVSGAKIPARAKNIAQAFPLLPQSSGGYRIIDAPYDVQPPDTVCLDLSQTEEFLSENLKSKWRYNIRLAEKKGILIERKEGEEAAAAGIDIFYALYQQTAERDAIAIHRKEYYAKLCRKSCPEARIFVYIAEYEKKTLASIITIFTKKEAVYLYGASSNENRNLMPTYLLQWRAILDAKEHGCLRYDFYGIPPTDDPSHPMYGLYRFKTGFGGSILHRVGSLDVPVKPLRYVCYTAAEKLRAFWFKKIKKMLRRGGGS from the coding sequence ATGAAAGAAGATATTATCAACAGTAATGCCGGCGAAGGACTTACTGTTAAAGAAATACAAGAAAAAACCGATCTGTATGAGCCGATGAGTTTTTTGCAAAGCAGGTTTTGGGCTGATTTTAAATCGGAGTACGGCTGGGCGTATAAGCAATTTTCCGTTACCGCCGACTCCAGCAAATTTATTTTAACAGTACTTTTGCGTAATATTCGTCCTTTCGGAAAGCTTGCCTATTTTCCGATGGCGCCTGAAACATTGCTGAGTGAAGATTCGTGCGATTACGAAACAGCAAAAAAGCAAGGCGATTTATTAGTGCGTTTGACGGAGGCTCTCCGTGCGAAACTTCCGAAAGATGTTTTTCTTTTTCGCTTTGATCCGCCTTGGAGCACGCGTATTGATAATGCAAAGGGGACGCTTGAAAACACCGAACCGACAAATGTCTCTGGCGCAAAGATCCCGGCCCGTGCAAAGAATATCGCGCAGGCATTTCCGCTGCTGCCGCAAAGCTCCGGCGGTTATCGGATTATTGATGCGCCCTATGATGTGCAGCCTCCCGATACTGTTTGCCTTGACCTTTCACAAACCGAAGAATTCCTTTCGGAAAATTTAAAATCAAAATGGCGGTACAATATTCGGCTTGCCGAAAAAAAAGGCATTCTTATTGAGCGCAAAGAAGGCGAAGAAGCCGCCGCTGCGGGCATAGATATTTTTTATGCGTTGTATCAGCAAACCGCCGAGCGGGATGCGATTGCAATTCACCGCAAAGAATATTATGCAAAGCTTTGCCGCAAATCTTGCCCCGAAGCGCGTATTTTTGTCTATATTGCGGAATATGAAAAAAAAACGCTGGCAAGTATTATCACGATTTTTACAAAAAAAGAGGCGGTGTATTTATACGGAGCTTCTTCAAATGAAAACAGGAATTTAATGCCTACGTATCTTTTGCAATGGCGCGCTATTCTTGATGCAAAAGAGCATGGTTGCTTGCGGTATGATTTTTACGGGATTCCGCCGACCGACGACCCTTCGCATCCAATGTACGGGCTTTATCGATTTAAAACAGGGTTTGGGGGAAGTATCCTGCACAGGGTTGGCAGCCTTGATGTTCCGGTAAAACCGCTCCGGTACGTATGTTATACCGCTGCGGAAAAATTGCGGGCATTTTGGTTCAAAAAAATAAAGAAAATGCTGCGCAGAGGCGGAGGCTCATAA